The proteins below are encoded in one region of Streptomyces sp. NBC_00490:
- a CDS encoding CoA transferase subunit A: MDKVVATAAEAVADVPDGATLAVGGFGLSGVPNVLIQALYEREVSGLGVVSNNCGAMESGLAVLLAAGRIARVTGSYIGANKEFARQYLSGELEVEMIPQGTLAERLRAGGAGIPAFFTPAGVGTQVAEGGLPWRYDGEGGVALASPPKEVREFDGTEYVLERGIRTDFALVRAARGDRHGNLVFNKSTRNFNPLAAMAGRVTIAEVEELVEPGEIEPDAVHLPGIFVQRVVALTPGQATDKRIEQRTVSA; encoded by the coding sequence ATGGACAAGGTGGTCGCCACCGCCGCCGAGGCGGTGGCCGATGTGCCGGACGGCGCGACACTCGCCGTCGGCGGCTTCGGACTCAGCGGTGTGCCGAACGTGCTGATCCAGGCCCTGTACGAGCGTGAGGTCAGCGGCCTCGGCGTGGTCTCCAACAACTGCGGCGCCATGGAGTCCGGGCTCGCGGTCCTGCTCGCCGCCGGCCGGATCGCCCGGGTGACCGGCTCCTACATCGGGGCCAACAAGGAGTTCGCGCGCCAGTACCTGTCCGGTGAGCTCGAGGTCGAGATGATCCCCCAGGGCACGCTCGCCGAGCGGCTGCGCGCAGGCGGCGCGGGCATCCCCGCGTTCTTCACCCCGGCGGGGGTGGGCACCCAGGTCGCCGAGGGCGGACTGCCGTGGCGCTACGACGGTGAGGGCGGCGTCGCGCTCGCCTCGCCGCCGAAGGAGGTGCGGGAGTTCGACGGCACCGAGTACGTGCTGGAGCGCGGCATCCGCACCGACTTCGCGCTGGTGCGGGCGGCCAGGGGCGACCGGCACGGGAACCTCGTCTTCAACAAGTCCACGCGCAACTTCAACCCCCTCGCGGCGATGGCGGGGCGGGTGACGATCGCCGAGGTCGAGGAACTCGTCGAGCCCGGCGAGATCGAACCGGACGCGGTGCATCTGCCGGGGATCTTCGTGCAGCGGGTGGTGGCACTGACTCCGGGGCAGGCCACCGACAAGCGGATCGAGC
- a CDS encoding MarR family winged helix-turn-helix transcriptional regulator, with amino-acid sequence MAAVDLTTHPGHLARRLQQAHYLLWNTMVSEEITSPQFAVLNALVAEPGLDQRTVGERVGLDRSTIAEVISRLGRRGLVDKVRDPQDGRRFLLRLTDDGLRTHRKLTVRTARMNQVFLAPLSAEEQSVFFELIQRVSDAAEGLRNPAEPLVAQR; translated from the coding sequence ATGGCCGCGGTGGACCTCACCACCCACCCCGGGCACCTGGCCCGGCGGCTCCAGCAGGCGCACTACCTCCTCTGGAACACGATGGTCTCGGAGGAGATCACCTCGCCGCAGTTCGCGGTCCTCAACGCGCTCGTCGCCGAGCCGGGCCTCGACCAGCGCACGGTGGGCGAGCGGGTGGGTCTGGACCGGTCCACCATCGCCGAGGTGATCAGCCGCCTCGGCCGTCGAGGGCTGGTCGACAAGGTGCGTGATCCGCAGGACGGCCGGCGGTTCCTGCTGCGCCTCACCGACGACGGGCTGCGCACCCACCGCAAGCTGACCGTGCGCACGGCCCGGATGAACCAGGTCTTCCTGGCCCCGCTCTCCGCCGAGGAGCAGTCCGTCTTCTTCGAACTGATCCAGCGGGTCTCGGACGCGGCCGAGGGGCTCCGCAACCCCGCGGAACCCCTCGTCGCCCAGCGCTAG
- a CDS encoding DUF3048 domain-containing protein, with product MTTAAFLAAALTISLAAGCTGTSKPGRADDGRGTDQTQDQDENQDQDPSQEPSQSGLTGESALAVKIDNARAARPHTGTDSADIIYAEQVEGGLSRLMAVYATKLPKVIGPVRSARESDLELLRQFDHPTLAFSGAQGKLMPLIDKAPLNPQTPEKTSGAYFRGTDKPSPHNLYLRPDRLMPSVPGADALTTGFTYGAAPSSGGTKDTSETVRYPAAAFRFTWSSSRDRYLVSMDGTPTVTTAGKRLAPATVVVQYVKIRKSDFYDFLGNNTPYTETVGSGKAKVLRGGKAYTVDWKREKATDGTTFTTSDGDPVNFAKGQVWVLFAKAQADRA from the coding sequence ATGACTACGGCGGCGTTCCTGGCCGCCGCACTGACGATTTCCCTGGCGGCGGGCTGCACGGGCACCAGCAAGCCCGGCCGGGCCGACGACGGGCGAGGAACGGACCAGACGCAGGACCAGGACGAGAACCAGGACCAGGACCCGAGCCAAGAGCCGTCGCAGAGCGGGCTGACCGGGGAGTCGGCGCTCGCCGTGAAGATCGACAACGCACGGGCGGCCCGCCCGCACACGGGCACCGATTCCGCGGACATCATCTACGCCGAGCAGGTCGAGGGCGGACTGAGCCGGCTGATGGCGGTGTACGCGACCAAGCTCCCCAAGGTCATCGGGCCGGTGCGCAGCGCCCGGGAGTCCGATCTGGAGCTGCTGCGCCAGTTCGACCACCCGACGCTCGCCTTCTCCGGCGCCCAGGGGAAGCTGATGCCGCTGATCGACAAGGCGCCGCTGAACCCGCAGACACCCGAGAAGACGTCCGGCGCCTACTTCCGGGGCACCGACAAGCCCTCCCCGCACAACCTCTATCTGCGCCCGGACCGGCTGATGCCCTCGGTCCCTGGCGCGGACGCCCTGACCACCGGCTTCACCTATGGGGCCGCCCCGTCGTCCGGCGGGACGAAGGACACCTCGGAGACCGTGCGCTACCCGGCGGCCGCCTTCCGGTTCACCTGGTCCTCGAGCCGGGACCGCTATCTGGTCTCGATGGACGGCACACCGACCGTGACGACCGCCGGCAAGCGGCTCGCCCCGGCGACGGTCGTCGTGCAGTACGTGAAGATCCGCAAGTCCGACTTCTACGACTTCCTCGGCAACAACACGCCGTACACCGAGACGGTGGGGTCCGGGAAGGCGAAGGTGCTGCGCGGCGGGAAGGCGTACACCGTCGACTGGAAGCGCGAGAAGGCGACGGACGGTACGACGTTCACGACAAGTGACGGCGACCCGGTGAACTTCGCCAAGGGCCAGGTCTGGGTGCTCTTCGCCAAGGCCCAGGCCGACAGGGCCTAG
- a CDS encoding zinc-dependent alcohol dehydrogenase has protein sequence MKAVTWQGKRDVRVENVPDPGIQEPTDAVIRVTSTGLCGSDLHLYEVLTPFMTPGDILGHEPMGIVEEVGAAVPDLKAGDRVVVPFQIACGNCWMCLNSLPTQCETTQVTSEGMGAALFGYTRLYGAVPGGQAEYLRVPQAQYGPIKVPEGPADDRFVYLSDVLPTAWQAVAYADVPEGGSVAVLGLGPIGDMACRIAQVRGAGQVFGVDLVSERLRRARARGVQTYDLRSFDSEKELVQAIRDETDGRGPDAVIDAVGTEAHGSAVARLAQTASALLPRRISGPFAERFSVDRLAALHTAIELVRRGGTISLSGVYGGMADPLPMLTMFDKQLQIRMGQANVRRWSDEIIPYLTDEDPLGVDDFATHHVPLSDAPHAYEMFQKKQDGAVKVLMRP, from the coding sequence ATGAAGGCAGTGACCTGGCAGGGCAAGCGGGACGTACGGGTGGAGAATGTGCCCGATCCGGGGATCCAGGAACCCACGGACGCGGTCATCCGCGTCACCTCCACCGGGCTGTGCGGCTCGGACCTGCATCTGTACGAGGTGCTCACCCCGTTCATGACGCCGGGCGACATCCTCGGACACGAACCGATGGGCATCGTCGAGGAGGTGGGTGCGGCGGTCCCGGATCTGAAGGCGGGCGACCGGGTCGTGGTGCCGTTCCAGATCGCCTGCGGCAACTGCTGGATGTGCCTCAACTCGCTGCCGACCCAGTGCGAGACCACCCAGGTCACCAGCGAGGGCATGGGTGCGGCCCTGTTCGGCTACACCCGTCTCTACGGCGCGGTCCCCGGCGGCCAGGCCGAGTACCTGCGGGTCCCGCAGGCCCAGTACGGCCCCATCAAGGTGCCCGAGGGCCCGGCGGACGACCGGTTCGTCTACCTCTCCGACGTGCTGCCCACCGCCTGGCAGGCCGTCGCCTACGCGGACGTCCCCGAAGGCGGCAGCGTCGCCGTGCTCGGTCTCGGACCCATCGGCGACATGGCCTGCCGTATCGCCCAGGTGCGGGGCGCGGGACAGGTGTTCGGGGTGGACCTGGTGAGCGAGCGGCTGCGCCGGGCACGCGCGCGTGGTGTGCAGACGTACGACCTGAGGAGCTTCGACAGCGAGAAGGAGCTCGTCCAGGCCATCCGTGACGAGACCGACGGCCGGGGCCCCGACGCGGTGATCGACGCCGTGGGCACCGAGGCCCACGGCAGTGCGGTCGCCCGGCTGGCCCAGACGGCCTCCGCCCTGCTGCCGCGCCGGATCAGCGGACCGTTCGCGGAGCGGTTCAGCGTCGACCGGCTCGCCGCCCTGCACACGGCCATCGAGCTGGTACGCCGTGGCGGCACGATCTCCCTGTCCGGTGTCTACGGCGGCATGGCCGACCCGCTGCCCATGCTCACCATGTTCGACAAGCAGCTCCAGATCCGGATGGGCCAGGCCAACGTGCGGCGCTGGAGCGACGAGATCATCCCGTACCTGACCGACGAGGACCCGCTCGGCGTCGACGACTTCGCCACCCACCATGTGCCGCTGTCGGACGCCCCGCACGCGTACGAGATGTTCCAGAAGAAGCAGGACGGCGCGGTGAAGGTGCTGATGCGGCCCTAG
- a CDS encoding ATP-dependent DNA ligase has translation MDLPVMPPVKPMLAKSVARIPPGMQYEAKWDGFRAIVFRDGAEVELGSRTGKSLTRYFPELAAALQERVPERCVLDGEIVIARDGRLDFDALTERIHPAASRVRTLAERTPASFVAFDLLALQDESLVDVPQSDRRTLLTTALSGARAPVHVAPATTDVEVAQRWFEQYEGAGLDGVIAKPLTLRYLPDERAMFKIKHERTADVVVAGYRFHKSGPIVGSLLLGLHDDAGTLQHVGVSAAFPMKRRAELVAELEPLRMEDASGHPWAAWSDEAAHESARLPGAPSRWSGKKDLSWVAIRPERVAEVAYDHMENGVRFRHTARFRRWRPDREPESCTYAQLEEPVRYDLNEILR, from the coding sequence ATGGATCTGCCGGTGATGCCGCCCGTGAAGCCGATGCTCGCCAAGTCGGTGGCCAGGATCCCGCCGGGCATGCAGTACGAGGCGAAGTGGGACGGGTTCCGGGCGATCGTGTTCCGCGACGGGGCCGAGGTCGAGCTGGGCAGCCGTACCGGCAAGTCGCTGACCAGGTACTTCCCCGAGCTCGCGGCCGCCCTCCAGGAGAGGGTCCCCGAACGCTGTGTGCTGGACGGGGAGATCGTGATCGCACGGGACGGCCGCCTGGACTTCGACGCGCTCACCGAGCGCATCCACCCGGCGGCCTCCCGGGTCCGCACGCTCGCCGAGCGGACGCCGGCGTCCTTCGTCGCCTTCGACCTGCTGGCCCTCCAGGACGAGTCACTCGTGGACGTCCCGCAGAGCGACCGCAGAACGCTGCTGACCACGGCGCTGTCCGGGGCGAGAGCCCCGGTGCACGTGGCCCCCGCGACCACGGACGTCGAGGTGGCCCAGCGGTGGTTCGAGCAGTACGAGGGGGCGGGCCTCGACGGGGTCATCGCCAAGCCGCTCACCCTGCGCTACCTCCCGGACGAACGCGCCATGTTCAAGATCAAGCACGAGCGGACGGCGGACGTGGTCGTCGCCGGCTACCGCTTTCACAAGAGCGGCCCGATCGTCGGCTCACTCCTGCTCGGCCTCCACGACGACGCAGGCACCCTCCAGCACGTGGGCGTGTCGGCGGCCTTCCCGATGAAGCGACGGGCCGAGCTGGTGGCGGAACTGGAGCCGCTGCGCATGGAGGATGCCTCCGGGCACCCCTGGGCGGCCTGGTCGGACGAGGCGGCGCACGAGAGCGCCCGGCTGCCCGGGGCGCCGAGCCGCTGGTCGGGCAAGAAGGACCTGTCGTGGGTGGCGATCCGGCCGGAACGCGTGGCCGAGGTGGCGTACGACCACATGGAGAACGGCGTCCGGTTCCGGCACACGGCCCGCTTCCGCCGCTGGCGGCCGGACCGTGAGCCGGAGAGCTGCACCTACGCGCAGCTGGAGGAGCCCGTCAGGTACGACCTGAACGAGATCCTGCGCTGA
- the ligD gene encoding non-homologous end-joining DNA ligase, which produces MGAAVELEAGGRSVRLSSPDKIFFPERGFTKLDLARYYQAVAPGILRALRNRPTTLERYPDGVSGESFFQKRAPKNMPDWIPTAHITFPSGRSADEMCPTEEAAVLWAAQYGTLTFHPWPVRRDDVDRPDELRLDLDPQPGTDYDDAVRAAGELRAVLEEFGGLRGWPKTSGGRGLHVFVPIEPRWTFTEVRRAAIAVGREMERRMPDQVTIKWWKEERGERIFIDYNQTARDRTIASAYSVRPRPHAPVSAPLRWDEVGEAHPRDFDLATMPARFAELGDVHADMDDHAFSLDALLELARQDEHDHGLADLPYPPEYPKMPGEPKRVQPSRAKHDDT; this is translated from the coding sequence ATGGGTGCAGCGGTGGAACTGGAGGCGGGCGGCCGGAGTGTCCGGCTGTCCAGTCCGGACAAGATCTTCTTCCCGGAGCGCGGGTTCACCAAGCTCGACCTGGCCCGCTACTACCAGGCGGTCGCCCCCGGCATCCTGCGCGCCCTGCGCAACCGCCCCACCACCCTGGAGCGCTACCCGGACGGCGTGAGCGGCGAGTCCTTCTTCCAGAAGCGCGCGCCGAAGAACATGCCCGACTGGATCCCGACCGCCCACATCACCTTCCCCAGCGGCCGCAGCGCCGACGAGATGTGCCCCACCGAGGAGGCCGCCGTCCTGTGGGCCGCCCAGTACGGCACGCTCACCTTCCACCCCTGGCCGGTACGGCGCGACGACGTCGACCGGCCCGACGAACTCCGCCTCGACCTCGATCCGCAGCCCGGCACGGACTACGACGACGCCGTGCGCGCGGCGGGCGAACTCCGCGCCGTGCTGGAGGAGTTCGGCGGACTGCGCGGCTGGCCGAAGACGTCCGGCGGGCGGGGCCTGCATGTGTTCGTGCCGATCGAACCCCGCTGGACCTTCACGGAGGTCCGCAGGGCCGCGATCGCGGTGGGCCGGGAGATGGAACGGCGGATGCCGGACCAGGTGACGATCAAGTGGTGGAAGGAGGAGCGCGGCGAGCGCATCTTCATCGACTACAACCAGACCGCCAGGGACCGCACCATCGCCTCCGCCTATTCCGTACGGCCCCGCCCGCACGCCCCGGTCTCCGCACCCCTGCGCTGGGACGAGGTCGGCGAGGCGCACCCGCGCGACTTCGACCTCGCGACCATGCCCGCGCGCTTCGCCGAACTCGGCGATGTGCACGCGGACATGGACGATCACGCCTTCTCGCTCGACGCGCTGCTGGAACTGGCACGCCAGGACGAACACGACCACGGTCTGGCCGACCTGCCGTACCCGCCCGAGTATCCGAAGATGCCGGGAGAGCCCAAGCGGGTACAGCCGAGCCGGGCCAAGCACGACGACACGTGA
- a CDS encoding class I SAM-dependent methyltransferase yields the protein MSTVSWTEPRTDTVRHARWHSESAAPAPRRVLVADDRLRADTAHRLACEGTALLWQGDFHHARRLLEAVGRRVDRKPPRPGAGPSESFHLYRRARGHRARVLGRLVVLLADDHTLALRRAPDVREACAAAYGPPRGPVVVSLRELLGVLGAHEWRRKGVEVPALGGARVHPHYGVFSPVRGEYVDLVATAPLPGPALRTAFDLGTGTGVLAAVLARRGVGRVTATDISPRALECARENARRLGLAERVEVTGPGLFPEGRADLVVCNPPWLPARPSSALEQGVYDPGGTMLHGFLDGLAGHLAPGGEGWLVLSDLAEHLGLRSRGELLSAIDGAGLRVRGRIDTRPRHRRATDPGDPLHAARARETTSLWRLAARG from the coding sequence GTGTCCACCGTCTCCTGGACCGAGCCCCGCACCGACACCGTCCGACACGCCCGCTGGCACTCCGAGAGCGCGGCCCCCGCCCCTCGACGCGTCCTCGTCGCCGACGACCGCCTGCGCGCCGACACCGCCCACCGTCTGGCCTGCGAGGGCACCGCGCTGCTCTGGCAGGGCGACTTCCACCACGCGCGCCGCCTCCTGGAGGCCGTCGGCCGTCGCGTCGACCGCAAGCCGCCACGGCCCGGCGCCGGCCCGAGCGAGTCCTTCCACCTGTACCGCAGGGCCCGTGGCCACCGTGCCCGGGTCCTGGGCCGCCTGGTGGTGCTGCTGGCGGACGACCACACTCTGGCCCTGCGCAGGGCCCCGGACGTCCGCGAGGCATGCGCCGCCGCCTACGGTCCGCCCCGCGGCCCCGTGGTCGTCTCCCTCCGGGAGTTGCTGGGCGTGCTCGGCGCCCACGAGTGGCGCCGCAAGGGCGTCGAGGTGCCCGCCCTCGGCGGCGCCCGCGTCCACCCCCACTACGGCGTGTTCTCCCCGGTCAGGGGCGAGTACGTGGACCTCGTCGCGACGGCGCCCCTCCCCGGGCCGGCTCTCCGCACCGCGTTCGACCTGGGCACCGGGACGGGAGTGCTCGCCGCCGTGCTGGCCCGCCGGGGAGTCGGCCGCGTCACGGCCACCGACATCAGCCCGCGCGCCCTGGAATGCGCCCGTGAGAACGCCCGACGGCTGGGCCTTGCCGAGCGCGTCGAGGTGACGGGTCCGGGACTGTTCCCCGAAGGGCGCGCCGACCTCGTCGTCTGCAACCCGCCCTGGCTACCGGCCCGGCCGTCCTCCGCACTGGAACAGGGCGTGTACGACCCGGGCGGCACCATGCTCCACGGCTTCCTGGACGGACTGGCCGGCCATCTCGCGCCGGGCGGCGAGGGCTGGCTGGTCCTGTCGGACCTGGCCGAGCATCTCGGGCTTCGCTCACGCGGCGAGCTGCTGTCGGCGATCGACGGCGCGGGGCTGCGGGTACGCGGGAGGATCGACACCAGGCCGCGTCACCGCCGCGCGACGGACCCCGGTGATCCCCTCCACGCGGCCCGCGCCAGGGAGACGACCTCGCTGTGGCGGCTGGCCGCCCGCGGCTGA
- a CDS encoding OmpL47-type beta-barrel domain-containing protein, whose translation MLGLQSAPVSAQQPVAQAAAAQTLTWTAGDDITKYTSAPTTAVAGQATIVFENSVTTGNTTGMPHTLTFVTSDPEFNSDVQLNILANPNDDMGGRHTAEVTLTPGRYFYHCTIPGHGQMQGILVVSEGTGEDTTPPTTAAQVTGTQNAQGEYVGSASVAISATDNEGGSGVDGIQYAVGDSGDWLPYTTPVVVDQVGSHQIRYRALDKAGNVAAEKSVRFTVVPPPSDDTAPPDTSATVTGERNADGAYLDMATVTVSASDTGSGVNTIEYAVGDGAWQAYTAPVMVHQLGTHTVRYRATDKAGNVAAEKSVRFTVVATPTPDTTPPVTGVTVEGTKNAAGAYVGTARVSVSATDEHGSGVDRIEYSIDGGPYIAYTTPVVVDRAGTHTLAYRATDKAGNTAAARTVTFTVVSSQVPAPNCPEFDERLTVIVGEVDSGVPNRLTNSRCRINELIEDEKEWTSHALFVKHVKTVLDKLLKEGVVDQREYNAIHKAARQSGIGTPGQTEGYRTILDGTAASFAKWQQVGGGSFGLNADGSITSGTTRDGLGMLWFPERKYGDFSLRLQWRDDAPGAGNTNSGVLVRFPWIHDHPEESRPEWVAIKYGHEVQVLDRPDGDMYKTGSVYGFDRVGLAGAGVTQKGTWNDYEIRVVDQHYSVYRNGVLINEFDNIGGQDFTPPRSDDPGTDGRRFASGYLGLQVHGITDVVSYRDIRIKEL comes from the coding sequence ATGCTCGGGCTGCAGTCGGCACCCGTCTCCGCCCAGCAGCCCGTGGCGCAGGCTGCCGCCGCCCAGACACTCACCTGGACGGCCGGCGACGACATCACCAAGTACACGTCGGCGCCGACGACCGCGGTGGCGGGTCAGGCGACGATCGTCTTCGAGAACAGCGTGACGACCGGCAACACCACCGGCATGCCGCACACGTTGACGTTCGTGACCTCGGACCCCGAGTTCAACAGCGATGTGCAACTCAACATCCTCGCCAACCCGAACGACGACATGGGCGGCCGCCACACCGCCGAGGTCACCCTCACCCCGGGCCGCTACTTCTACCACTGCACGATCCCGGGCCACGGACAGATGCAGGGCATCCTCGTGGTGAGCGAGGGCACCGGCGAGGACACCACCCCGCCCACGACGGCGGCGCAGGTGACCGGGACACAGAACGCGCAGGGCGAGTACGTCGGCTCGGCGAGTGTCGCGATCAGCGCGACGGACAACGAGGGCGGGTCCGGGGTCGACGGCATCCAGTACGCGGTCGGCGATTCGGGTGACTGGCTGCCGTACACCACCCCGGTCGTCGTCGACCAGGTCGGCAGTCACCAGATCCGGTACCGGGCGCTCGACAAGGCGGGCAACGTCGCCGCCGAGAAGAGCGTCCGGTTCACGGTGGTCCCGCCGCCCTCCGACGACACCGCTCCCCCGGACACCTCGGCGACGGTGACCGGCGAGCGGAACGCGGACGGGGCGTATCTCGACATGGCGACGGTGACCGTGTCCGCCTCGGACACCGGCTCCGGCGTCAACACCATCGAGTACGCCGTCGGCGACGGTGCCTGGCAGGCGTACACCGCGCCCGTGATGGTGCATCAGCTCGGCACCCACACCGTGCGCTACCGGGCCACCGACAAGGCGGGCAACGTCGCCGCCGAGAAGAGCGTCCGGTTCACGGTCGTCGCGACACCCACCCCGGACACCACACCGCCGGTGACGGGGGTGACGGTCGAGGGCACGAAGAACGCGGCCGGGGCCTATGTCGGCACCGCCAGGGTGAGCGTGAGCGCGACGGACGAGCACGGTTCCGGTGTCGACCGGATCGAGTACTCGATCGACGGTGGACCGTACATCGCCTACACCACACCGGTGGTCGTCGACCGTGCCGGCACCCACACCCTCGCCTACCGGGCCACCGACAAGGCCGGCAACACCGCCGCCGCTCGCACGGTGACCTTCACCGTCGTCTCCAGCCAGGTCCCCGCCCCCAACTGCCCGGAGTTCGACGAGCGGTTGACGGTGATCGTCGGCGAGGTCGACTCGGGGGTTCCCAACCGGCTCACCAACAGCCGGTGCCGTATCAACGAGTTGATTGAGGACGAGAAGGAGTGGACCTCCCACGCGCTGTTCGTCAAGCACGTGAAGACGGTCCTCGACAAGCTCCTCAAGGAAGGCGTCGTCGACCAGCGCGAGTACAACGCGATCCACAAGGCCGCCCGGCAGTCCGGGATCGGCACGCCCGGGCAGACCGAGGGCTATCGGACCATCCTCGACGGCACCGCCGCGTCGTTCGCCAAGTGGCAGCAGGTGGGCGGCGGTTCGTTCGGGCTGAACGCCGACGGCTCGATCACCTCCGGCACAACCAGGGACGGGCTCGGCATGCTGTGGTTCCCGGAGCGCAAGTACGGCGACTTCTCGCTGCGGCTGCAGTGGCGGGACGACGCGCCGGGCGCCGGCAACACCAACTCGGGTGTGCTCGTGCGCTTCCCGTGGATCCACGACCATCCGGAGGAGTCACGGCCGGAGTGGGTCGCCATCAAGTACGGGCACGAGGTGCAGGTCCTGGACCGGCCCGACGGCGACATGTACAAGACGGGCTCGGTCTACGGATTCGACCGCGTGGGCCTGGCCGGTGCGGGCGTGACCCAGAAGGGCACCTGGAACGACTACGAGATCCGGGTGGTCGACCAGCACTACTCGGTCTACCGCAACGGTGTGCTGATCAACGAGTTCGACAACATCGGCGGCCAGGACTTCACCCCGCCCCGCTCGGACGACCCGGGCACGGACGGGCGACGGTTCGCCTCCGGCTACCTCGGACTCCAGGTGCACGGCATCACGGACGTGGTCTCCTACCGGGACATCAGGATCAAGGAGTTGTGA